Proteins from a genomic interval of Arvicola amphibius chromosome 10, mArvAmp1.2, whole genome shotgun sequence:
- the Alkbh2 gene encoding DNA oxidative demethylase ALKBH2 isoform X2, with amino-acid sequence MDRFLVRPDPGDLRGGGEEPVLSGGASGGQSSLSWRHLRAQGLNCDYTILFGKTEADEIFQELEQEVEYFTGALAKVQVFGKWHSVPRKQATYGDAGLTYTFSGLTLTPKPWIPVLERVRDQIFRVTGQTFNFVLINRYKDGCDHIGEHRDDERELAAGSPIASVSFGACRDFLFRHRDSRGKRPRQTVEVVKLQLAHGSLLMMNHPTNTHWYHSLPIRKKVLAPRVNLTFRKILPTKK; translated from the exons ATGGACAGGTTCCTGGTGAGGCCCGACCCGGGCGACCTccgagggggaggggaggagccagTCCTGTCGGGAGGAGCCTCAGGCGGCCAGTCGAGCCTCAGCTGGAGGCACCTTCGCGCGCAAGGTCTGAATTGTGATTACACCATCCTGTTTGGCAAAACCGAGGCAGACGAGATCTTCCAAGAGTTGGAGCAAGAAGTGGAGTATTTTACCG GTGCACTGGCCAAGGTCCAAGTATTTGGAAAGTGGCACAGCGTTCCCAGGAAGCAGGCAACCTACGGAGATGCTGGACTGACATACACCTTCTCTGGTCTTACACTGACaccaaagccctggattccagTTCTAGAGCGTGTTCGAGATCAGATCTTCAGGGTGACAGGGCAGACCTTCAACTTTGTGCTCATTAACAG GTACAAAGATGGCTGCGACCACATCGGGGAACACAGGGACGAtgaaagagaactggctgctggGAGtcccatcgcatctgtctcctttggggCCTGCAGAGACTTCCTCTTCCGGCACAGAGACTCTCGAGGGAAGAGACCCCGGCAGACAGTGGAGGTAGTCAAGCTGCAGCTGGCCCATGGAAGCCTGCTGATGATGAACCACCCCACCAATACCCACTGGTACCACAGTCTCCCCATCCGCAAGAAGGTCCTGGCTCCTCGGGTCAACTTGACTTTTCGGAAAATTTTACCtactaagaaataa
- the Alkbh2 gene encoding DNA oxidative demethylase ALKBH2 isoform X1 yields MDRFLVRPDPGDLRGGGEEPVLSGGASGGQSSLSWRHLRAQGLNCDYTILFGKTEADEIFQELEQEVEYFTGQSCHFICPGALAKVQVFGKWHSVPRKQATYGDAGLTYTFSGLTLTPKPWIPVLERVRDQIFRVTGQTFNFVLINRYKDGCDHIGEHRDDERELAAGSPIASVSFGACRDFLFRHRDSRGKRPRQTVEVVKLQLAHGSLLMMNHPTNTHWYHSLPIRKKVLAPRVNLTFRKILPTKK; encoded by the exons ATGGACAGGTTCCTGGTGAGGCCCGACCCGGGCGACCTccgagggggaggggaggagccagTCCTGTCGGGAGGAGCCTCAGGCGGCCAGTCGAGCCTCAGCTGGAGGCACCTTCGCGCGCAAGGTCTGAATTGTGATTACACCATCCTGTTTGGCAAAACCGAGGCAGACGAGATCTTCCAAGAGTTGGAGCAAGAAGTGGAGTATTTTACCG GTCAGAGCTGCCATTTCATCTGCCCAGGTGCACTGGCCAAGGTCCAAGTATTTGGAAAGTGGCACAGCGTTCCCAGGAAGCAGGCAACCTACGGAGATGCTGGACTGACATACACCTTCTCTGGTCTTACACTGACaccaaagccctggattccagTTCTAGAGCGTGTTCGAGATCAGATCTTCAGGGTGACAGGGCAGACCTTCAACTTTGTGCTCATTAACAG GTACAAAGATGGCTGCGACCACATCGGGGAACACAGGGACGAtgaaagagaactggctgctggGAGtcccatcgcatctgtctcctttggggCCTGCAGAGACTTCCTCTTCCGGCACAGAGACTCTCGAGGGAAGAGACCCCGGCAGACAGTGGAGGTAGTCAAGCTGCAGCTGGCCCATGGAAGCCTGCTGATGATGAACCACCCCACCAATACCCACTGGTACCACAGTCTCCCCATCCGCAAGAAGGTCCTGGCTCCTCGGGTCAACTTGACTTTTCGGAAAATTTTACCtactaagaaataa